In Cryptococcus gattii WM276 chromosome B, complete sequence, the DNA window GTACTTCTATCAAGAAGTCTAGAACCGTGACGAGAAAGCTGTTATTGCAAGATATGCCGCAGTAGGTTGACAACGCTCATGCAAAGATGATCTGGATGCTTACCCTTGTCTTGACTAGACCAATCCTCGGATTGTCAAATTTCGGAAATTGAATTTCCCTCATTTCGATCGAATGAGTGCTTTGTGCTCCTACAATAAAGCAACAGGCGCCCATGTTTTGCGACCGGAACAACAGACCTACAGTATCATGCTGGCTGGAGAGCCCAACGTCGCAGGAAACTCTCGATTGTGGACTGAGGGTAGCGGCGAAAACGAGCTCGAGGATCTGGAGCGCTCATCAAACGTGGCTGCCTCGGTAGGGAGCAGTGGTGACGAAGGGAATGTGGAAGCAATTAGTGGAGGGGAAAGTGATGGTGACGAGACGGGCGATGACGAGTCCCATGGATCGCCAAGTTCTTCGTCGGATGATGACACCCCTACCAATGTATGTTGTCCTTTTGCTCATTTTAGTGCGCAAAAGCCTGGCTGATAGAAGCTTTCATGTAGAAAAAGCGCCGTATTGCTGTCGCCCCTCTTCCCAAACGCGGCCGTGCCAAGATCACTGGCCCCCAGGCCATTGTCAGCTTGGGCAGCGACATAGCACGTGGTTTGACCAGCCTTGCTTCCTCCTTTCTCTCTGCTGAGATGGCCATCTACACTGCCCGCAAATCCCTCAACGAGGAGATCAACAGGAGTCGTGATCTCTCCGAAGAGGAAAAGCTGTCCCTTCTCACCAAACTGACGTATGACAACTCCCTTTTCCAAACGCTCTCCACGTTCCCTAAGGGTTCCATCAAGACCAAGTTCATGAAGGAGCATAGCGTAGATAGATATATAAGTCCATAGTAGCTTGGTACCGGATGGCTTTCCTCATCTGACTTTGGTTAGACGGAAAGCTGAACATCCGTACCAATTCTCAATCATTTAACACACTTCAGCGATATTGTCTAGGAATAGAACTCAGGAATTCCTCCTCTATTGCGGCTTTACTGTGCATATTCAGGCCATGCAAGACTGGATCCAGTTGCGGAACTTGTCTAACCTCGTCAGCTTTTCAATTGTGAGGGCGAACCTATGCACATCAGGAATTTGCAATGCATCACAGCATGCCAACAGAGAAACCTCGAATCCGTGCTTTGAGGCATTGGCGGTAGTGCCACTCGACGAGCACTGGATCCGGTAGGTCTCGGGATTCTCCATGAAACCAATTGGATGGTATTGCTTTTCCATGCCATTTTGACGCGCCTTGTAAACCCATAGAGAAACAGTGAACATAGAAGACGCAGTCCTATGTGTCCCACATCAGCCTATATTGATCATGAAGGCGAAATGAACCCGACCGATAGATGGGTCATCTGTGCCCACTAGTCTTACTAAAAATCACATACCTTCCGGTAAAAAGAGAACATCAGGCGATCAAATGCATGATGCAAATCGTCACGAAGCAGGAAACCAACAGAGGCGCGAAACATGGGTAAACCGCCTTGATCGCCGTAGATACGCTCATATAGCTGTCGTTTTGTTAGTCAGTGATGACTGCGCGAAAGGATTTTGTCGCAAGGTGAATCGTAGTGGGGCGGAATTCAAGGAGATATACATCTGGCCGACTAGCCGGAACGATATGAGCAGGAGTGCACGATTCCCAATGTGCGCCAGAGACCACACACATGCCATCTCGAGCCAGAAGGGAACTGCGAAATCTCGACTAAAGAACATTTTAGCTCATTTCTGCAGGGTGAGAATCGCGTCCCGCCATTAAAGAAGGTATTCACGTACCTGGTCGATACTGGACCTCTTGGAATCAGATCGGGTGGAGAAACTCCCTTCGGGGTTGGGAGCCttgatggaagagaaatATTCAGGACCCCGTGAAAAAGAAACATCCTTTTCCGCCAACTGCGGATCTGGATCGGAGAAGACAAGTCACGATCAGCAGGTAGCCTCTATCGCTGCATGGATCGCAGGTAACTTGCCTTCttgagagaagaaaaacACTCCAGCCGATGGACAATCGTTTGGGTCAAGTACCCGACCATATTCGTCTTTAATAATCCCGCCTCGGCTCGATTCAGATATGATCAATCGGTCAATTACGTACAGAACATATGACCAACTATTGTCACCTCCCCGACTGATGAAGTCCAGGGGGAAAGTCGCTATGCGTGTCCCCTTCGTTGAGCGAATGACGATTGAACTACTGTAATCCCAAAGATCGAGGGCTAGTGGGTAGTAGATTGTCATAGTAAAGGACTCTGTTGATCTTCTGGCCTGATATAGATGGTACCCTTCGCCCTATATGTAGGTGAACTTTCTCACTGCTGTGTATTTCCGGCTCCTATCCTGTCCATGTAGAGTTCCAGGAAGGAAACGTTCTCTGGGATTTTTTGTCTTTCCTGAATTCAGTCAAAGGAGACCACTCGCCTCTTTGTTTTATCCAATAATGAATTAAAGGGAGCACATTCCCGTAAAAAGGGCCAGGCTATCCGCATACATGACCTTGGCACGTCTTTCAAACCCACCTATTTAACAAACTTTATAAAACTTAAATTAACGCTCTTTATATAGTCTTTAACATTTATTTGTTTATATCGTAGCAGATAAAGTGGCCTTAGGGCTTCTGTGCGAGGCAGATTTTTGCTTGGGATCGGGTACCATCCAATAACTTTGCATTTCAGGATCATGTTGACACAAACATATGCACTTGGATCGATTTGTGGAATGAGATATAGGCGTTTCTGTCGTGCCCATATATCGGGAGGAAACGAAAAGGAACGGACGCGGTAAACGTGAGGAGTTAATAGTTGTATTAATATAAATGTCCGTGTTTAATAAAAAGGGTGGAGCGGGAGAGGGGAATTTCTTAATAACTGACGGAACCAAACAAAGGAAGTAAATTGGCAGATTAAACGGCCGCGGGTTGAGAAACTCAAGTGTTAAATCTACGTTAGGGCCATCCTCTCGAAGTTAATCCCCTGCGTCCTGCGGGACGACGTATTGTCTGACTAGAGGGGGAAAACACCTCTATCATTCAATAACCTTTTAAAATCAGAATATATGTTTATATGTTTCTGTGCTTATTTATGTTGCTTGTGTTTCCGTTATTAATTTGATGTATACAATACTATTATGATTGGGCTGCCGCTGGAGTCCGCGTTACCGGCGGTTATTACAGTAATACGAGTACGTGGAAAATTAGCTTCCGTGAGAAGGTACGCATCTGAGAGTGGTTCTTACACGGGATAAGTAAGCCTACATTCCTAGCATCTTCTCTGCAATAGCGAGCAACAGAGGGCAAGCCCGAGCTGTCAGTTACCTTGTCTCCTTGCATATCTTCACATCAACGCTCCGGTCTCACCCCTCTGCCCTAGCCATGGACTTCTACCCTCCACAAATGGCCGGACAATCCAGTACAGCTACCGCGCTAGAACACGTAGGATCCGCCATCCAGGCCAATCAACAATCTGTGACTCCTGTTATCGTGATCACAGAAAGTAAAAGAAAGAAGCGCTCAGGGAATAGCAAAGAGGATGGGGCCAAAATAAAGAAAACAAGGCAGAGTCGTGAGTAAGCATATCTTGCGCTGCCGGTATGGTCGCATGGTACTAATGTTGCATAATAGAATCATGCGATGGTGAGTAGGGAACGAAGATTCTCACTGCTTCTAGTTTTTTCTCTAAATTTGACGAAGCTAACGAAGATCCTGGCTATCAATGATTCCCAGCATGTCGTGCCCGAAAGTATGTGCTTTCCCTGCTAGCTATCTCATTGCTGATCGCTGACTTCTGTATCGTCCAGAGTCAAATGCGACAGACCACCTCCGGGGAAAGATAACAATGGTCCAATCAAGGATGTATGCAGTCATTGCGCCCAGCTGAATCTACCATGTGCGTCTTTGGCAAGGTCTACCTGAAGGTACATCTGTTTATCGTTTATTCGCGCAGGTACTTTCGATTATGTGCAACGGAAAAGAGGTCCTTCCAATATGTAAGGAATTCACTCTGTCCATAGGCTCGATTAAACATTACTTACTTCATCTTTGACAGGTATTTGAAACGTATAGGGGACGATCGGGAGGTTGAATCCAACGGAAACGTCAAATCCATCCCATCAACAGTCGGTTCCTCAAATTTCAGCTCTAAAGTACCCGCAACTATATCACGCGCCCCTCCACCGTCGCAGACTATCCTGGGGGGCACATTACCCATGATGACGAATAACACGTCTCCTGAATGGCAGGCGACACTGGCCATGACTATGCCCATTACACACTCGGCTCATGCTGGACATTGTCCACCTCCTACCATGTCCATCTCCAGTAGTTCGTCTCCCACTGCCCAGACCGTCACGGCACCTCTTGGGCTTTCACCTCTACGGTCAAGAAGTTATCTTCCTGCCTCTTTTGACCCCTCCCATCCACTGGTGGCAAGTCAAACTCCGAGTGCACAATCTCAACCGCTTCGTTTACCGCAACACCTTGCTTATATCAACCACAAATTCAACCCCCGGAACCCTCTTGATTCTATTCTCCCACGTCCGCTGCTCTATCATATCATCGATCTATACTTTGATTATATC includes these proteins:
- a CDS encoding Hypothetical Protein (Similar to TIGR gene model, INSD accession AAW41410.1): MTIYYPLALDLWDYSSSIVIRSTKGTRIATFPLDFISRGGDNSWSYVLRGGIIKDEYGRVLDPNDCPSAGVFFFSQEDPQLAEKDVSFSRGPEYFSSIKAPNPEGSFSTRSDSKRSSIDQSRFRSSLLARDGMCVVSGAHWESCTPAHIVPASRPDLYERIYGDQGGLPMFRASVGFLLRDDLHHAFDRLMFSFYRKARQNGMEKQYHPIGFMENPETYRIQCSSSGTTANASKHGFEVSLLACCDALQIPDVHRFALTIEKLTRLDKFRNWIQSCMA